One genomic window of Macrobrachium rosenbergii isolate ZJJX-2024 chromosome 51, ASM4041242v1, whole genome shotgun sequence includes the following:
- the LOC136833009 gene encoding cuticle protein 8-like, translating into MYLRVALAALALVARASAKAVAEPTAEAEAEAEPKAEAEAADIAYGPPIHHAPVHAIAKLPYEFGYGVSDAYTGTDYSRSETSDGNVVKGSYHVLLPDGRKQIVTYTADDYGFHAKKDGHRLA; encoded by the exons ATGTACCTCAGG GTGGCGTTAGCGGCACTGGCCCTGGTGGCTCGGGCGTCGGCGAAGGCGGTGGCGGAGCCTACGGCcgaggcggaggcggaggcggaaCCCAAGGCTGAGGCGGAGGCAGCTGATATTGCATACGGTCCTCCCATTCATCATGCCCCTGTCCATGCCATA GCAAAACTGCCTTACGAATTCGGATACGGCGTGTCCGATGCCTACACCGGCACCGACTACAGCCGCTCGGAGACTTCCGACGGGAACGTCGTCAAGGGGTCCTACCACGTCCTTCTGCCCGACGGACGCAAGCAGATCGTCACTTACACCGCCGACGACTACGGATTCCATGCAAAG AAGGATGGTCACAGACTTGCTTAG